The Mycolicibacterium cosmeticum DNA window CACCAAGCCGCCCACAAACATCGAATTACGGCCTGCATCAACACCCTTCACCTGCGCTTTTGCGAGTCCAGCAATTGAATTCATGAATTGTGAAGGGAATCACAGAATTTTGCTCGCCCACAAAACGCTCTGTTACTGTCCGTCCGCATGTTTGCTCTTGCGTCGCTCTTGGCGCTCGTCAACCAGGTTTCGGGCACGCCGTACATCCCGGGTGGAGACTCTCCGGCGGGGACGGACTGCTCGGGCCTGGCATCCTGGGTCAGCAACGCCGCGACCAACCGGCCCGTGTTCGGTGACCGCTTCCACACCGGAAACGAGGAGCGGGCACTGCTGGCCCGCGGCTTCAAGTACGGCACCGCGCCGAACGCCCTGGTGATCGGCTGGAACCGCGGCCATACCGCGGTGACACTGCCCGACGGCACGGCCGTCTCCTCGGGCGAGGGCGGTGGCGTCCGCGTCGGCGGCGGTGGCGCGTATCAGCCGCAGTTCACCCATCACATGTACCTGCCGATACCCACCGACGCGCCGGATCCCAACGCTCCCGTCGATGCTCCGCCGGCGGCTCCCGTCGAGTTCCTGCCCCCGGCGCCCGCCGACGTACCGGCGCCCGTCCCCGTGGACTTCGTTCCGCCGGCCCCGGCCGACGTACCCCCGCCGCCTGCCGACATGCCGCCGCCGGTCGCCGACGTGCCCCCGCCCCCGGCTGACGTGGCCGTCTGACCGGTTACACGTAACGGTTGCGGCCGGCCAGCGCGCCGGTCACCATCTGGATCGCATAGACCGCCAGAACCAGGCCCCAGGACACCCTCCAGCCACCCGTGGCCTCGTGCAACAGACCGAACAGGAACGGTCCGACCCCGGCCAGCAGGTAGCCGATGCCCTGGACCATGCCCGACAGCCGCGCGGTGTCGGCGGCGTCGCGCGAGCGCAGCGCGATGACCGTGAGGGCCAGCGAGAACACGCTCATCCCGAGGCCGAGCAAGACGCTCCACACCAAGGGAGCGGCGTCGGGTGCCACGGCCAGGCCGATCACCCCGGCGACGCCGAGCACCCCGAGGCCGACGATCCAGCCACTCTGACTGGGCCTGCGGGCGGCCGCCGGCGCGATCACGATGCTCACCGGCACGGCCAGCACGGAAACCAGCCCGAGCAGCAGCCCGGCGGCACCCTTGCTCATGCCGCCGTCGATGAACACCACGGGCAGCCAGCCCATCGCCACATAAGCGAGAAACGCCTGGCAGCCGAAGAACAGGGTGATGGTCCACGCCAGCGGATTGCGCAGCATGGATCGACGCGGTGGCACGGCATCGCTGTCGACCTCGGGTCGGGCCACCGAGGTCGCCCCGCGGCGGCCGGTCGCCGCCAGCCAGGCCGCCAGGGCGAGTGCGGCCAGCGCCGCCCACGCACCGAGCGCGGTGCGCCACCCGGAGAGCGCGTCGATCGCCGGTGTCAGGGCCGAGCCGAGGGCACCGCCGCCCTGCAAGGCCGCGGTGTACACGCCCGTCATCACGCCGATCCGGGCCGGGAACGACCGCTTGATGACGACGGGGATGAGCACGTTGATCAATGCGATCCCGGCGGTCGCGACGAGCGTGCCGCCGATGACGACCAACGGCCCGTCGACCACGCGCAGCACCAGCCCGACGCTGAGCACGACGAGGGCCACCGTGATGGCGCGGTCGACGCCGACCCTGGCCGCCAGCCGCGGTGCGGCCAGGCCGGCCGCGGCGAAACACAGGCCGGGCAACGTCGTCAACACCCCGGCCCAGATGGCGGAGGCGCCCATCGAATCGCGCATATCGCCCAACAACGGGCCCACACTGGTGATCGCCGGGCGAAGATTGAGGGCAGTGAGTACGACAGCCACCGTCAACAACAGGCCGCCGGCCGCCGGTCGCGCCGCAAGGGTGCCCGCGACGGGCGGAAGGTCGATGGTGTTGCTGTGGCGAGAGTCGGTCACCGGAGTTAGCATGCCATACATCCCATGATTGGATGAAAGGGGTCTCGTGTGCCTTTAGCCACGACACGTCGAACCGGACTCGTCGATCAGGTCATCGACCAGCTCCGCGCGTCGGTGACGGCCGGGGAGTACCCGATCGGCACGAAGATCCCCACCGAGCCGGCCCTGGCCGAGACGCTGGGCGTCGGCCGCAACACGGTGCGGGAAGCGGTCCGCGCCCTGGCGCACGGCGGCATCTTGGAGGTCAGGCAGGGCGACGGCACCTATGTCCGCGCCACCAGCGAGGTGTCCGGGGCGGTGCGCCGGCTCTGCGGATCCGAACTACGCGAGGTGCTGCAGGTCCGCCGGTGCCTGGAGGTCGAGGGTGCACGACTCGCCGCCACCGCCCGCACCGACGCCGATCTCGCCGAGCTCTGGCAGTTGTTGCGGCGCCGCGACGAACTCCAACTCGAGCATGACCGGGAGGATTTCGCGCGCGCCGATGCCGAGCTGCATTTCGCGGTGGTACGCAGTTCCCACAACACGGTGCTGACCGAGCTCTATCGCGGCCTGACCGAGGTGGTGCTGGCCAGCGTGGCCACCGCCACCCATGAGACCGCGACGGCCGCGCACATCAGACACCGGGGCCTGGTCGAAGCGATCGACGCGCGGGATGTCGACCGTGCCGGCCGGGAGGCCGGCGGGTTCCTGGACGAGCTGCTGGGCGAGCTGCCCGACCGCGCCTGATCGGTTATTCGGGGCGCAGATCGGCGCTGTCGACGAACGTCAGCCAACCGCTGTCCAGTTGGACCGCCCAGCGGCGGGCCGGATCGGCGATGTGATTGTCGCCGACGGATACCGCGTAACCGGCCGCATCGCCGAAGTCGTCGACGACGACGCCGCGGGCCTCCTCAGCGGTGTCCGGATGGACCAGCACCCGCACGTTGACGGCGAGTCCCCCGTCACGGTCGTTGTCGTCGCCGCCGGTGTCGGCATCCACGATTTCCTGAGCGGTCACCAGAGTTCACCTGTCATTCCTGGCGGTTGATCAATGTCAGCCGCGGGTCTGTGTGCCTTTCCCCGAATCGGATATTGCGGTGTTGCGATGCTCCCCACCGGTATGCGCAGCAGTTAACGATTGAAATACCTTATCCCTCGACATCCCCCGACCGGTACCCGATGCACACCGCCGATTCCTCCGATTCCACCCGACGCCCGGTCCACCCGCCGACACCTGACTCCTGCGGGCCTCGATCAAGCCCCTCGACCTGATCGAAACCCGTCCCCCACGTCGATCTTTGGACATCCGACCGGTTGGTGTCAACCTCGGTTGCGACCGTCACATTCCATGGTGTGGCGGCACCCGGAAATCCGAACGAGATCCCGAATCGTGACGGCGGCGGCCGCACAGCAAAAGCGAAAAGTGGGCCGCGGAGATGTTTGAAAATGCACTCAGAAGCAGAGCGCGGCTAACCATTTCGGTGCTTGCAAATGTTTATCAAATGCGTGCTCGCGTCCGCGCAATGATGACAGTTACCGATCCTCGTGCAGCGGATGCCCGTCGCCGGCGTCGGCATGGCGGGTCAGCCAGCACCGCGTCGAGCATGTCGCGGACGTCGCCGATGGCGCCGGATCACGATGCAGAACCGATGGTCGGCTCGGCTACCCTCTGTGCGGTGATCGTGCTGTTGCCGCCGTCGGAGACCAAACGCGCCGGTGGCGACGGCCCGCCGCTGAAGCTGGAGGCACTGCACTCCCCCGAATTGAATCCGCTGCGCGGTGACCTGGTCGACGAACTCGTCGCCCTGTCCTCGGCCGATCGGGCGGCCTGCCGCCGGGCGCTCGGGATCACCGCCGCCCAGGACGGCGAGATCGACCGCAACGCAGCACTTTTGACATCGGCGACGCTTCCGGCCAT harbors:
- a CDS encoding glycoside hydrolase, which translates into the protein MFALASLLALVNQVSGTPYIPGGDSPAGTDCSGLASWVSNAATNRPVFGDRFHTGNEERALLARGFKYGTAPNALVIGWNRGHTAVTLPDGTAVSSGEGGGVRVGGGGAYQPQFTHHMYLPIPTDAPDPNAPVDAPPAAPVEFLPPAPADVPAPVPVDFVPPAPADVPPPPADMPPPVADVPPPPADVAV
- a CDS encoding MFS transporter: MTDSRHSNTIDLPPVAGTLAARPAAGGLLLTVAVVLTALNLRPAITSVGPLLGDMRDSMGASAIWAGVLTTLPGLCFAAAGLAAPRLAARVGVDRAITVALVVLSVGLVLRVVDGPLVVIGGTLVATAGIALINVLIPVVIKRSFPARIGVMTGVYTAALQGGGALGSALTPAIDALSGWRTALGAWAALAALALAAWLAATGRRGATSVARPEVDSDAVPPRRSMLRNPLAWTITLFFGCQAFLAYVAMGWLPVVFIDGGMSKGAAGLLLGLVSVLAVPVSIVIAPAAARRPSQSGWIVGLGVLGVAGVIGLAVAPDAAPLVWSVLLGLGMSVFSLALTVIALRSRDAADTARLSGMVQGIGYLLAGVGPFLFGLLHEATGGWRVSWGLVLAVYAIQMVTGALAGRNRYV
- a CDS encoding FadR/GntR family transcriptional regulator produces the protein MPLATTRRTGLVDQVIDQLRASVTAGEYPIGTKIPTEPALAETLGVGRNTVREAVRALAHGGILEVRQGDGTYVRATSEVSGAVRRLCGSELREVLQVRRCLEVEGARLAATARTDADLAELWQLLRRRDELQLEHDREDFARADAELHFAVVRSSHNTVLTELYRGLTEVVLASVATATHETATAAHIRHRGLVEAIDARDVDRAGREAGGFLDELLGELPDRA